From a single Nostoc sp. MS1 genomic region:
- a CDS encoding L-threonylcarbamoyladenylate synthase, translated as MAKIIPVHPDNPQTRRIEEIRSALASGAVMLYPTDTVYAIGCDLNVKSAVEKVRHIKQLANDKPLTFLCPSLSNVATYAFVSDTAYRIMKRLIPGTYTFLLPATKLVPRLVQSPKRKTTGIRVPNHTVCLALLEALGNPIISTSAHLPPDEADNGKVGIISESITSRAELFDRVDKLVDVIVDTEQEPTYEVSTIVDLTGDEPMITRRGLGWEAVTAWV; from the coding sequence ATGGCAAAAATTATCCCTGTCCATCCTGATAATCCCCAGACTCGCAGAATAGAAGAAATAAGGTCAGCGCTTGCTAGTGGCGCGGTGATGCTTTATCCGACTGATACAGTTTATGCGATCGGTTGTGATCTAAATGTCAAGTCTGCGGTGGAGAAAGTGCGACATATCAAGCAGTTAGCCAATGATAAACCACTGACGTTTTTATGCCCTTCACTGTCAAATGTAGCTACTTATGCCTTTGTCAGTGATACGGCTTACAGGATCATGAAGCGGCTAATACCAGGAACTTACACGTTCTTGCTACCGGCGACTAAGTTAGTGCCGAGATTAGTCCAAAGTCCTAAACGTAAAACTACTGGTATTCGCGTACCAAATCATACCGTATGTTTGGCGCTACTAGAAGCTCTGGGAAATCCGATTATTTCGACTTCTGCCCACCTGCCACCAGATGAAGCAGATAATGGCAAAGTCGGAATCATTTCTGAATCCATAACCTCAAGGGCTGAATTGTTTGACCGCGTGGATAAATTAGTCGATGTGATTGTAGACACGGAACAGGAACCAACTTATGAGGTGTCTACAATTGTAGATTTAACGGGAGATGAACCAATGATTACTAGGCGGGGGTTAGGCTGGGAAGCAGTTACAGCTTGGGTATAA